In the genome of Chrysiogenia bacterium, the window CCCGGGCCGACCTGCGCCGGGGTGATGCCGATGACCGTGTCGGCCTTGATCTCCGCTTCCGTGACGGAGATGGGCAGACGGATCGAGCCATCGACCACTGATTCCGAGCCGGAGGCAAAGAGCTGGAGCAGGAAGAAAATCAGCGTACTGAAAATATCCACCAGCGAGTTGAGCTGGAGCTCTTCGGGCTGCTGGATCCCCTTGCGTTTGGTATTCAGGAAGCCTGCCATGGTGTTCTTACTTCCTCTGGAGCTTGCTGGCCGGGGTGTACGGCGTCAGGGACAATCCGTCGATGCCGTTTTTGAGAGCGACGTCGAGAACATTCACGACTTTCTCGTAGACGATGCTCGATTCGATCGCGACGATGGCCTCGCGGTTCTGCGGGAATTTCTTTTGAATGTCAGCGATCGTCTTGTTGAGCGCTTCGAGATCGTACTTGCCATCCTTCATGGGGATAGCGGGGAGCGCCGCGCCGGCGCCGGCGATCTGCAGGTTCTCTTCAGTCACGATGATCGTGAGCGAGAGCTGCGGCTCATTGGGATTCTGCGCGCTGGAGGGCGCGCCCTGCGAAGGGAGCATGATCTCGATCTGGACGAGCTGGTTCCATGCGGCGGTCGCAATCAGGAAGGACACCACCACCGAAAGGAAGGAGATGAACGGAATCAGGTTGAGCGGTTTATCCATCTCCCGCTTGCTGGTATTTGCAAATCGCTTGACTGACAAGGTCGGTGTTCTCCGCCGGTGTTGCTACAAACAGCCGTTATCAGGAAGGACGCTGCGCGCGGCGGTCCAGGAAGGTGGCTACGGTAGCGGCCGATTCCTCGATGCCTTCGACGAGTTTCTGCGTCCGGCCCTGGATGACCGAGAAAGCGACCAGCGAGGGAATCGCGATGACGAGTCCGTACGCGGTCGTGAGCATGGCCGTGGAGATACCGGCCGCCAGAGCAGCAGCTTTCTGCGAGGCGTCCACGGAGGCGACCGACTCGAAGGCGTTGATCAGACCCTGAATCGTGCCGAGCAGTCCGAGCAGCGTCGCGACGTTGCCCAGCATGGCCAGGTAACCGGTGCGGCGCTCGAGCTCCGGCAGGTTGGCCAGTGCGGCGAGGTCCATGGCGTCCTTAAACTCGGGATCGCCTTCGCGGAACTGGGCCAGTCCTGCGCGAATGATGTTCGAGAGCGCGTCCTTCTTTTCCTTACAGAACGCGATGGCGCCGTCGATATTGTTATCGGCGATGAACTTGCGCATTTGCTCCAGGAAGGCGGCCTTGTTGAAGCCGCTCTTGATCCAGAGGAAGAACACCCGCTCCCCGAGAATGGCGAACATCACCACTCCGGTCAGCGAAATGAAATGCATGAAAATACCGCCTGCTTGGTAGGCCTTGCCGAGAGCTCCGAAAAATTCACCCATGATTGTGCGCGAACGCCTCCTGCTGAGAATACGTTGGTGCCGTCAAAAGTGCCGCAGAGAACGCGGGAGAACGGCCTCCCTGCGCCAACAGCGCGACAACACTCAGGATTTCGCAAAACTGGCGGTAATACTGGCACAGGGGCATCAAAAGTCAACGCCCGCTCACCGGTGCAGGCAGACGGGCAGGCGGAAGGGAAAGCCCGGAAAAACGGGGTTGCCCCTTGTCAGAGGCCCCGCTTTGCTCCAACTGTGGAGGGACAGGTGCAATGGCGGATCAATTCCGCCCCAGCCCGGAGGCGATGCCTTGCCCGAAGCCGATCCCATTGCAGCGATGAGCCCGGCCACGCTGGAGCTGCTCAAGTCCCTGGCCATTGCCGGCGGCTTGGGGTTGCTCATCGGCCTGGAGCGCGAGCGCTCCGAGGCCCGCGAGGCGGCCGAGACCGGCACCCCCGGTGAGGTGGCCGCCGGCATCCGCACCATTCCAATGGTGGCGGTCTGGGGCGTGCTGGCTGCCTGGCTCAGCGATACCTACTCCAACGGCATCCTGCTTGTGTCAGTGGCCGGGCTGCTCGTTTTGCTGGTGGCCAGCTACTGGTGGCAGTTCAAGCGCAGC includes:
- a CDS encoding biopolymer transporter ExbD, with amino-acid sequence MDKPLNLIPFISFLSVVVSFLIATAAWNQLVQIEIMLPSQGAPSSAQNPNEPQLSLTIIVTEENLQIAGAGAALPAIPMKDGKYDLEALNKTIADIQKKFPQNREAIVAIESSIVYEKVVNVLDVALKNGIDGLSLTPYTPASKLQRK
- a CDS encoding MotA/TolQ/ExbB proton channel family protein, which produces MHFISLTGVVMFAILGERVFFLWIKSGFNKAAFLEQMRKFIADNNIDGAIAFCKEKKDALSNIIRAGLAQFREGDPEFKDAMDLAALANLPELERRTGYLAMLGNVATLLGLLGTIQGLINAFESVASVDASQKAAALAAGISTAMLTTAYGLVIAIPSLVAFSVIQGRTQKLVEGIEESAATVATFLDRRAQRPS